The following nucleotide sequence is from Lysobacter panacisoli.
AGCCGGCGCCCGCAGCCGTCTCGGACCCGGACCCGAAGGTCGCGGTGGCCGCGCTCAACGACGCGCTGGAGCAGATCGCCCGTCGCGACCCCGCCCAATACCAGTGGACGTACAAACGCTATACGCTGCGACCGCCGGGTTCAGGGGAACAGAACCCGTACTGGAATCGCTGACAGCCGGCGCGCACTCGCGGGGCCGGATGCCCTCACATCCCGAGGCCGAGTGGAACCATGACCGAGCCGTTGAACGCGCACGCCGACACCGTCGCCTGGCAACCGCTGCCCACACGCGCGCGACTGCTGTTCGTGCTCGCCCCGACGCTGCCGCTGTTCTTCGTCAGCCTGTTCCCGGCGTTCACGCTGTCGCGGCTGCTCGACGTCTGGGCGATCCTGCCGGCGCTGCCGCTGTTGGCCGCGGCGCTGGGCGCATGGATCGGGACCAAGCAGTATCGCCACACCTGGTGGCGCCTCGACGACGACGGCCTGGCGATCCGCCGCGGCCGCCTCTGGCAGCGGGAGACGCGCGTGCCCGCCACGCGCGTGCAGCACCTGGACATCAAGCGCGGCCCGCTGCAGCGCAGTCGCGGACTGGCGACGCTGGTCGTCCACACCGCCGGCACGCGGCACAGCGCGGTGACCGTGCCGAACCTCGACGCCGGCGACGCCGAACGCCTGCGCGATCGCCTCGGCCGCCAGATCGACCACGATGACGACGCCTGAGTCCACGCCTGCAACGACCGACAGCGTGGCGGCGGACCACCGCCTGCATCCGATGTCGTGGCTGTTCGTGCTGCTGCAGCAGCTGAAGCAGTTCATCCTGCCGCTGATCGTGCTGCTGTTCTTCGGTCGCGGCGATCGCAACGAGCTGTGGCCGCTGATCGGCGTCGGCGTGCTGGTGGTGCTGTCGCTGTGGCAGTACTTCACGTACCGCTACGGCGTCGCCGGCGACCACCTGGTGATCCGCAGCGGTCTGCTCGAACGCAGCCTGCGCGTGATTCCGTTCGCGCGCATCCACAACGTCGCGCTGCAGCAGTCGGTGCTGCACCGCGTGTTCGGCGTGGCCGAAGTGCGGCTGGAATCGGCCGGAGGGCGCAAGCCGGAAGCCGAGATGCGGGTGCTCAAGCTCGACGACGCGCTCGCGCTGGAATCGCTGGTGCGGCGCCGCGGCGCCGCCGTGGTCGAGTCCGCGGACGCCGAGCCCGATGCACGTACCCTGCTCTCGCTGCCGCTCGGCGAAGTGCTGCGCGTGGGACTGGTGTCGAACCGCGGCATGATCGTCGTCGGCGCGGCCGCGGCAGCGGTGTCGCAATACAGTCCGCGCGCGATGCCGAACCTGTTCGGCGAAGTCAGCGGGCGCATGTTCGGTTACGCGGGTTCGCACGGCTTCGGCATGGTCGAGTACGGCGCATCCGCGCTCGCACTGGTCGTGCTCGTAGTCGGCGCGCTGCGCCTGTTTTCCGTGCTGCTGGCACTGCTGCAGTACTACGGCTTCCGCCTGAGCGAGCACGGACGGCGCCTGACCGTCGAACGCGGCCTGCTCGGGCGCTGGCGCACCAGCGCGTCGCGGCGGCGCATCCAGGCGTGGACGCTGCACGAAGGCGTGCTGCATCGCCTGCTGCGGCGGCGCAGCCTCGATGTCGACACCGCGGTGGCCGAGGACGGACGCCAGCAGCGCGCGCTGCGCGAACTGGCGCCGATCGCCACGCCCGCTGCCTGCGATGCGCTGATCGAACACCTCCTGCCGCGTGCGGGATGGTCGCGATTGCAGTGGCGTGCGCTGTCGACGTCGGCAGCGTGGCGGATGTTCCTGCCGTCGGTGCCGTGGGTGCTGGTGGTCGCGGCCGCGCTGTCGTGGCGCTTCGGCGCATGGGGCTGGCTGGCGCTGGCGTGGTTGCCGTGGGCCGCGTTCAAGGCCCAGCGACGTGCACGACGCGCGGGCTACGCCTTGAGCGACGAACTCATCGCAGTACG
It contains:
- a CDS encoding PH domain-containing protein, translating into MTEPLNAHADTVAWQPLPTRARLLFVLAPTLPLFFVSLFPAFTLSRLLDVWAILPALPLLAAALGAWIGTKQYRHTWWRLDDDGLAIRRGRLWQRETRVPATRVQHLDIKRGPLQRSRGLATLVVHTAGTRHSAVTVPNLDAGDAERLRDRLGRQIDHDDDA
- a CDS encoding PH domain-containing protein; the encoded protein is MTTPESTPATTDSVAADHRLHPMSWLFVLLQQLKQFILPLIVLLFFGRGDRNELWPLIGVGVLVVLSLWQYFTYRYGVAGDHLVIRSGLLERSLRVIPFARIHNVALQQSVLHRVFGVAEVRLESAGGRKPEAEMRVLKLDDALALESLVRRRGAAVVESADAEPDARTLLSLPLGEVLRVGLVSNRGMIVVGAAAAAVSQYSPRAMPNLFGEVSGRMFGYAGSHGFGMVEYGASALALVVLVVGALRLFSVLLALLQYYGFRLSEHGRRLTVERGLLGRWRTSASRRRIQAWTLHEGVLHRLLRRRSLDVDTAVAEDGRQQRALRELAPIATPAACDALIEHLLPRAGWSRLQWRALSTSAAWRMFLPSVPWVLVVAAALSWRFGAWGWLALAWLPWAAFKAQRRARRAGYALSDELIAVREGWWSRHWRFAELDKLQALHLTRSPIDRRCGTATLWLDTSGAGAMTPPLRIRFLPEAEAVGLYDSLSRTLAQRPLRW